Genomic window (Armatimonadota bacterium):
TCTAAAACCGATAGTGGCTGAACGCCTTGTTCGCTTCGGCCATGCGATGGGTGTCTTCCTTCTTCTTCACCGCGCCGCCTGTCCCGTTGTACGCGTCCTTGAGCTCCTCCGTGAGCTTCTCTATCATCGTTCTGCCCGACCTTTTCCTCGTGTTCTGAACCAGCCAGCGCAGCGCAAGCGTCCGCCTGCGCAGCGGTCGGACGTCCATCGGAACCTGGTAAGTCTGGCCGCCAACGCGCCGCGGACGAACCTCGACTGTCGGCAGGATGTTCTGCACGGCTTGATCGAACACTTCAAGCGGCTCTTTCTCAAGCTGCTCAGCTGCACTCTTGAGCGATGTGTAAACGATTTTCTCCGCCATGATCTTCTTGCCGTCGAGCATCAGGCGATTGATGAACCGCTGGAGCATCTCCGAGCCGTAAATCGGATCGGGGGTTATTTTCCTCGGCGGGATCGGACCTTTTCTCGGCATGTCAGTTCGTGGCTATCGCGAAGCCCCCTTCTTCGGTTTCTTCACGCCGTACTTGCTGCGGCTGTTCGATCGCACGGCAACCCCAGACGTTTGCTGCGTGCCCCGGACGACGTGGTAGCGCACGCCGGGCAAGTCTTTGACGCGGCCTCCTCGCACCAGCACGACTGAGTGCTCTTGCAAATTGTGGCCAACTCCTGGAATGTACGCGGTGATTTCGATCCCGTTCGTAAGGCGAACGCGAGCAACCTTTCTCATGGCCGAGTTCGGCTTCTTCGGCGTCGCCGTTCTAACGATCGTGCAGACGCCGCGACGAAACGGATTGCGCTTCAGAGCCGGTGACTTTGATTTCACCGTCTGAATCTTTCGGCCTTTTCTAACAAGCTGATTTACAGTTGGCATTCGTTCCGCAGGTCGCGCGCTCTTGGCGATTTCGACGGCCTCTCAACAAGAAACCCCTGTGTCATTCACACAGGGGGCTCGCAGACTGGTCGTTCGAGCGTACTGTTGTATCACCTCGTCATCACCGAAAGCGTGCCTCCTTTGAGGGTCGAGACCCTCAGCGACGCACACCAAGTGCGCCAACTGGATATTATGGTGCCAGCACAGGCCTATTGTCAAGGACTAGCAGAACGTCCCGGTGAACCGGGCCTGGGTTCAAACGATTGGCAACTCGCCGGGGATC
Coding sequences:
- a CDS encoding 30S ribosomal protein S12 — translated: MPTVNQLVRKGRKIQTVKSKSPALKRNPFRRGVCTIVRTATPKKPNSAMRKVARVRLTNGIEITAYIPGVGHNLQEHSVVLVRGGRVKDLPGVRYHVVRGTQQTSGVAVRSNSRSKYGVKKPKKGASR
- the rpsG gene encoding 30S ribosomal protein S7; this translates as MPRKGPIPPRKITPDPIYGSEMLQRFINRLMLDGKKIMAEKIVYTSLKSAAEQLEKEPLEVFDQAVQNILPTVEVRPRRVGGQTYQVPMDVRPLRRRTLALRWLVQNTRKRSGRTMIEKLTEELKDAYNGTGGAVKKKEDTHRMAEANKAFSHYRF